The DNA window AAAAAGGGCTATTACGGAATAGCAGAGTTTAAGGACAAGGACGGAAAACGTCACCAAAAATCAGCAGGCTTTTTCAAGCTGAAACGTGAAGCATTACAAGCAGGGGATGAGTTAGAACGTGAATTAAACAAGGCTAACTTAGATTTAAGAGATGTAACCTTATTTGATTACTTTAAGCGGTGGTTTGACCTATATAAGAGTAGCAAAGCTCAAAGTGCAAGCGCTCAAAACCAATACCGCATAATGAAAAAGTTTATTAACGAGTATTTCGCTGATACGAAACTACGAGAAATTAAGCGCTCAGACTATCAAGAGTTTATTAATTGGTACGGTAGCAATCACGCTTATAAATCAGTTAGTAAGTTAAATGGTGCTATTAGGTCATGCGTTGGCTATGCAATTGATGATGATATTATCAATAAGGACTTTACGCATAATGTTAATATCACATATAATAAAACTTTGGAGAGAAAAGTTGATTACCTAACAACTAGTGAGCTTCAAACGCTAAAAAAGAATGTAATATCTAAGCTAGAAAGGTATAATACAAGCCGTTACATGATACTCACGGCAATTTATACTGGAATGCGTAAGAGTGAAATACAGGCGCTTACGTGGAATGATATTGACTTTCTACATTCGACAATTAGCATTTCTAAGTCGTGGGATGAAAAAGAAAAAGCTTTTAAATCCACTAAAACAGAATCAAGCAAGCGAGTTGTGAAGGTAAATCGACAATTGCTCAAAAGATTAGAAGACTTAAAAGCTAATAATAGTATTATGGTCTTTCAAAACGTATTAGGAACAATCCCTACAAGTAACGCATTGAATAAGTGTTTACACTCTATTATGAATGATAGTAACATCAATAAGCAAGGTTTTCACTTTCATTCGTTACGCCACGTTCATGTAGCCTTTTTGCTGAGTAAAGGCGTTGATATATACGCTATTAGTAAACGGCTAGGACATTCAAATATTACCGTAACCTTAAATACTTATTCTTATTTGATTGATGAGTACAAGGCTAAAAATGACACCTTAATCATTGATAAATTGGCGGAATTATAAGAGTTGCGGAAAAATGGCGGAAAAACAGAGTGCAGACGCTGATACATCAAGGGGTTAGTATCCTCGTGCGGGTGAATATGATTGAGTCTGTTACTCATTTAGTAACAGACTTTTTTATTTATATTACAAATTTAGTAAAAGCGTTAAGAAAAGGTTTAATTGATGCTATGATGGATTTGTGTAAATAGAAAAAGAATAGGATGGATTTGGTGAGTTAATTATGCGAGTAATGAATTTAATGATAGTATTAGCAGTTATTGCGATTATTATTTTAGCTGCTCAATATTTTTCTCAGTTACGGAAAAACCGCAACGGTAATAATTTCGTAAGTGGGGGCCGTGTCTTTTTTAACTGGACATTGGTCGCTGTCTTGGTAATTTGTGTTGGGGGAATAGTTTTTGGTAGCATTCATTCACATCGCCAAGAAGCAAAGCCAGCTCAAACTGATAAGACCGAAAATGTTGAATATGCTACTTCCGACAGTGATAATTTGGGAAAGGTCTCAGTTCAGTTTGATCGGAAAGTTACTTTAAATAATAATGGAGAAGCAAAAGTTAAGTTTAAGGTTTCTCCACAAACTACTTTGACAATCCGGGGACATAAGAGTAAAGAGATTGTTAAGACGTTTAAAGCAAGTAAGGGCGAATCATTAGTTAACCATACTTATACATTTGATGTAGCTGGCACTTATGATATTATTGCAGAACGCGGTGATCAAAAGGTAACCAAGCAGTTAAAAGTTAAGGACAATGATAATACCCAAGAAAGTTCATCAAGTAGCAGTTCAGTAAGTTCTAGTTCTTCTTCAGTCGCTTCCTCAGCAAGTAGTAGTACAGTTTCCTCGTCTTCAAGCTCGACTACTTCAACGGTGCAAAGTAACAGCGAAAGTTCAAGCAGCACGACAGCAGCTTCATCGAATAATGGAGGAAGCTCAAGAAACTACAATACTTCTCGTCCACGATATAGTGGCAATGGCGGTGGAAATAGGACTTCTAATAATAGTACGCCGACTGCTCCTGCACAAGAACCAAGTACTCCTGCCTATAGTCAAGAAAACGATGGCGATAGTCCGCAATATTAATTTCTATTTATAATCAAATATCTAATGATAAAAGAATGAACTATTTTTAAAAGAACAAAAGATAATTTTTCATATGAAAAATTATTCTTTTGTTCTT is part of the Limosilactobacillus reuteri genome and encodes:
- a CDS encoding tyrosine-type recombinase/integrase, coding for MSYAKKAKKGYYGIAEFKDKDGKRHQKSAGFFKLKREALQAGDELERELNKANLDLRDVTLFDYFKRWFDLYKSSKAQSASAQNQYRIMKKFINEYFADTKLREIKRSDYQEFINWYGSNHAYKSVSKLNGAIRSCVGYAIDDDIINKDFTHNVNITYNKTLERKVDYLTTSELQTLKKNVISKLERYNTSRYMILTAIYTGMRKSEIQALTWNDIDFLHSTISISKSWDEKEKAFKSTKTESSKRVVKVNRQLLKRLEDLKANNSIMVFQNVLGTIPTSNALNKCLHSIMNDSNINKQGFHFHSLRHVHVAFLLSKGVDIYAISKRLGHSNITVTLNTYSYLIDEYKAKNDTLIIDKLAEL